The following are encoded together in the Cicer arietinum cultivar CDC Frontier isolate Library 1 chromosome 2, Cicar.CDCFrontier_v2.0, whole genome shotgun sequence genome:
- the LOC140919403 gene encoding uncharacterized protein gives MKDQADIKRRDVSFNIGEWVFLKLRPHVQNSVEARVNPKHAPRYYGPFKITARVGVVAYRLQLPATACIHPVFHVSLLNKAIGNYQVENELPPGLDGDPAAPWEPAALLATRIITKEGSDIKQLLIHWNGKPVEEATWEDEFVMRTQFPALRLEDKPMTQEGSIDGDKEGIDDVSSGTHSAPKAWGVYVRKSKKGELAPSRI, from the coding sequence ATGAAGGACCAAGCTGACATAAAAAGAAGAGATGTGAGTTTTAATATTGGTGAATGGGTCTTTCTCAAGTTAAGGCCACATGTACAGAATTCTGTTGAAGCACGCGTCAATCCGAAACATGCTCCAAGATACTATGGGCCTTTTAAAATAACAGCCCGGGTTGGTGTCGTTGCGTATCGTCTCCAGTTACCTGCTACAGCATGCATTCATCCGGTGTTCCATGTTTCACTGCTTAATAAGGCAATTGGCAACTACCAGGTTGAGAACGAGTTACCCCCGGGACTCGACGGCGACCCTGCTGCACCATGGGAACCAGCAGCACTACTTGCCACTCGCATTATCACTAAGGAGGGGTCAGACATCAAACAATTGCTCATTCATTGGAACGGCAAGCCTGTTGAAGAAGCCACATGGGAGGATGAGTTTGTAATGCGAACACAATTCCCAGCCCTTAGACTTGAGGACAAGCCTATGACTCAAGAGGGGAGTATTGATGGGGACAAAGAAGGAATTGATGACGTGTCTAGTGGGACACATAGTGCACCTAAGGCATGGGGAGTGTATGTTAGAAAATCCAAGAAAGGTGAGTTGGCCCCATCACGTATATAG